In one window of Clostridia bacterium DNA:
- a CDS encoding ATP-binding protein, translating into TKGKGGNGLGLYIVDNIISKHGGTITVESNQREGTTFKVRLPLTL; encoded by the coding sequence CACTAAAGGCAAGGGAGGAAACGGATTGGGTCTATACATAGTGGACAATATCATATCAAAACATGGAGGAACTATAACGGTAGAAAGCAATCAGAGAGAAGGTACTACGTTTAAAGTTCGACTTCCGTTAACTCTGTAG